The Nonlabens spongiae genome contains a region encoding:
- a CDS encoding PspC domain-containing protein: MNKTININLAGLFFHIDEDAYNRLQKYLASVKKSFSGTQGADEIMRDIESRVAELFLEKRKNEQQVISIQHVEEVIEIMGQPEDYEVDEDIFEEQPRARRNRGQFQGKQLFRDTANGYVGGVCAGLGHYINLDAIWVRLIWVFLFISSVGWLIPIYILLWILVPDAVTKIERLKMMGKEVNISNLGNTSEGNFDQVADEQTSASHHIVGQKGKRGSVRFFGLLGRFFKNIFKILFKIIGLLVFLASTIGLISIIVSLFTVAFIDVDGQNLIHFFDIVIPWENVTWLLFLAIILATCIPLLVLAILGLKMLVRNMKSIGTPAKIILVILWVASIIFLSITIGRVAANQAFEAKIPDVERFEVDENLFELNLQSLEELDNAVYVNSHNFDMVEYNGTIALRNRNLRVALASTKDSVARVVLTHSARGGSYEKAKENASQLVYEYNVEQNRFTAPEYVIIPKGYGFFQQETQVVIYLPEGTTFKLNRKFYDRYRSWLNDDTIRIPHGWDHHYIMEKNEAICLDCEDIEEPSKAQDPIDEVLQEEADSIQNDFNENQWKYEEEN; encoded by the coding sequence ATGAACAAGACCATTAATATTAATTTAGCAGGGCTGTTCTTCCACATAGATGAAGATGCCTACAATAGACTACAGAAATATCTAGCCTCGGTAAAAAAATCCTTTTCAGGAACTCAGGGTGCCGATGAAATTATGAGGGATATAGAATCTCGTGTTGCTGAACTCTTTCTAGAAAAAAGAAAGAATGAGCAGCAAGTAATCAGCATCCAGCACGTAGAAGAAGTGATTGAAATCATGGGACAACCTGAAGATTATGAAGTGGATGAAGATATCTTTGAAGAGCAGCCTAGAGCACGCCGTAATAGAGGTCAATTTCAAGGCAAGCAACTCTTCCGGGATACCGCAAATGGTTATGTAGGAGGTGTCTGTGCAGGTCTGGGACACTATATTAATCTAGATGCAATATGGGTGAGACTCATTTGGGTATTTCTTTTTATCTCTAGCGTAGGCTGGTTAATACCCATCTATATCCTTTTATGGATTTTAGTCCCAGATGCCGTAACTAAGATTGAACGCCTCAAAATGATGGGTAAAGAGGTAAATATCTCTAATTTAGGAAATACTTCAGAGGGAAATTTTGATCAGGTGGCTGACGAGCAGACCAGCGCCAGTCACCACATTGTAGGTCAAAAGGGAAAAAGAGGCTCAGTCAGATTCTTTGGATTGCTGGGAAGGTTCTTCAAGAATATTTTCAAGATACTTTTTAAAATCATTGGGCTTTTAGTTTTCTTGGCTAGCACGATAGGTTTGATATCCATCATAGTGAGCTTATTCACTGTAGCGTTTATTGATGTGGATGGGCAGAACCTGATCCATTTCTTTGACATTGTAATCCCATGGGAAAACGTAACCTGGCTATTGTTTCTTGCGATTATTCTTGCTACGTGCATTCCACTTTTGGTTTTGGCAATTTTAGGCTTGAAAATGCTGGTGCGAAATATGAAATCCATTGGTACACCAGCTAAAATCATTCTTGTGATTTTGTGGGTAGCCAGTATTATTTTCTTAAGTATAACTATAGGTCGAGTTGCTGCTAATCAGGCTTTTGAAGCAAAGATTCCAGATGTTGAGCGATTTGAGGTTGATGAGAATCTATTTGAACTGAATTTGCAATCCCTTGAGGAATTGGATAACGCAGTATACGTGAATTCTCACAATTTCGACATGGTAGAATATAATGGTACCATCGCTTTGAGAAACCGTAATCTTAGAGTAGCGCTCGCCAGTACAAAAGACAGCGTAGCCAGAGTAGTCTTGACTCACAGCGCGAGAGGAGGCTCCTATGAGAAGGCAAAAGAAAACGCCTCACAGCTAGTTTATGAATATAATGTGGAACAAAATAGGTTTACCGCTCCTGAATATGTGATCATACCTAAGGGTTACGGGTTCTTCCAGCAAGAAACACAAGTAGTTATTTATTTGCCCGAAGGAACGACTTTCAAGCTCAATCGCAAATTTTATGATAGGTATAGAAGCTGGTTAAACGACGATACGATTAGAATACCTCATGGCTGGGACCACCACTATATAATGGAAAAGAATGAAGCAATCTGTTTGGATTGTGAGGACATTGAAGAACCTTCCAAAGCCCAAGATCCTATTGATGAAGTATTGCAGGAAGAAGCTGATTCCATCCAGAATGACTTTAATGAAAATCAATGGAAATACGAAGAAGAAAATTGA
- a CDS encoding GIN domain-containing protein: MKKFIFHTLAVLLLTSCGSTAQDMKVKGNREPTTEITIVKPFNTLEVDDDFKVKLVPGSQPEVELITDSNLHEHIEFNSIGSKLTINSTARIRSKRKMEFRITYSPDLHTIIVKDDAEVSTVTKGNFPILDLQVQDKASAYITATVQQLKLHTTGDSKSELNLTGNKANIQITDNADVKALITYQQANLFLRDRVDARIEGDVDRGKITITDKAFIEAKNLVYEELTVVAGNNSKAEVNAKKTLTIEADKDADISVFNKPDIILTKFEGEAVLRKK; the protein is encoded by the coding sequence ATGAAGAAATTTATATTTCATACTCTAGCAGTACTTTTACTTACCTCTTGCGGCTCAACAGCTCAGGACATGAAAGTAAAAGGTAATAGAGAACCTACTACAGAAATCACCATTGTTAAACCATTCAACACACTTGAAGTAGATGATGATTTTAAAGTAAAACTTGTTCCGGGATCACAGCCGGAGGTAGAATTGATCACTGATTCCAATCTACACGAGCACATTGAATTCAATTCTATTGGGAGTAAACTCACCATCAACTCCACTGCGAGAATTCGTTCCAAGCGTAAAATGGAATTTAGGATCACTTACAGTCCTGACCTGCATACGATCATAGTCAAGGATGACGCAGAAGTTTCTACCGTAACAAAAGGAAATTTCCCTATTCTCGATCTACAAGTACAAGACAAGGCTAGTGCTTACATCACCGCAACGGTGCAACAGTTGAAACTTCATACTACTGGTGATTCAAAGTCAGAATTGAATCTGACCGGTAATAAAGCAAATATTCAAATAACAGACAATGCAGATGTCAAAGCATTGATCACTTACCAACAGGCTAATCTATTTTTGAGGGATCGTGTGGATGCTCGCATCGAGGGTGATGTAGATCGAGGCAAAATCACGATAACTGACAAGGCATTTATCGAAGCTAAGAACCTAGTATATGAGGAGCTTACCGTGGTAGCTGGAAACAATTCTAAGGCTGAAGTTAATGCTAAGAAGACTCTAACTATAGAAGCAGACAAAGATGCCGATATATCCGTTTTCAACAAGCCAGATATCATCTTGACCAAATTTGAAGGAGAAGCTGTTTTGAGAAAGAAATAA
- the tnpA gene encoding IS200/IS605 family transposase, with product MGSAQRKGSHTVTRLTCHIVWSTKYRYKVLEGDIKIRCRALLIQICESESVAILKGVVSSDHVHMHVEYPPKLPISILVKNLKGRSSRKLQQEFPKLKKRYWGNHFWATGYGAWSSGNITDEMVNNYLEHHRKENDNDNSNFILE from the coding sequence ATGGGATCAGCACAGAGAAAAGGCTCGCATACTGTAACTCGTCTCACCTGTCATATAGTATGGTCAACGAAATATAGGTATAAGGTTTTGGAGGGCGACATCAAGATTCGCTGTCGTGCTCTCTTGATACAGATCTGTGAATCTGAAAGTGTAGCGATACTGAAGGGTGTGGTCAGCTCAGATCACGTCCATATGCATGTTGAGTACCCGCCAAAGTTGCCAATCAGTATTTTAGTAAAAAACCTTAAGGGTCGGTCATCACGGAAGCTGCAACAGGAGTTTCCAAAATTGAAGAAGCGTTATTGGGGGAACCACTTTTGGGCAACCGGCTACGGAGCATGGAGCAGTGGCAACATAACGGATGAAATGGTCAACAACTATCTGGAACACCACCGCAAGGAGAATGACAACGATAATTCCAACTTCATATTGGAGTAG
- the trxB gene encoding thioredoxin-disulfide reductase: MSEQIERIKCLIIGSGPAGYTAAIYAARADMKPVVYTGMEPGGQLTTTTEVDNFPGYPEGIDGPRMMQDLQKQAERFGTDVRIGMITEVEFAKEKGGIHKATVDGKTKIEANTVIISTGASAKYLGLPSEQRLRGGGVSACAVCDGFFYKNQDVAIVGAGDTAAEEASYLAKICKSVTMLVRKDYMRASKAMQHRVNSLENIKVMYNSEVDEVLGDQVVEGLRIVNNETGDTTEIEITGLFIAIGHKPNTDIFKGQIDMGGDGYIHTESGSTKTNIPGVFASGDVQDKIYRQAITAAGTGCMAALDAERYLADIGVVEEMTAGDYYVE; the protein is encoded by the coding sequence ATGTCTGAACAGATAGAAAGAATCAAGTGTTTAATAATAGGTAGTGGACCAGCAGGTTATACCGCTGCCATCTATGCTGCCCGCGCAGATATGAAGCCTGTAGTATATACAGGTATGGAGCCCGGAGGCCAGTTAACCACAACTACCGAGGTCGATAACTTCCCAGGTTATCCAGAAGGTATCGATGGTCCTAGAATGATGCAAGATCTGCAGAAGCAGGCAGAACGTTTCGGTACTGATGTGCGTATAGGGATGATTACTGAAGTGGAGTTTGCCAAAGAAAAAGGTGGTATTCACAAAGCCACGGTCGATGGAAAAACCAAGATCGAGGCTAATACCGTGATTATCTCAACGGGTGCATCAGCAAAATATCTGGGTCTGCCTAGTGAGCAGCGCCTTAGAGGTGGAGGAGTGAGTGCTTGTGCCGTTTGTGATGGTTTCTTTTATAAGAATCAAGATGTAGCTATTGTAGGAGCCGGTGATACCGCTGCTGAAGAAGCTTCCTACCTCGCAAAAATCTGTAAGAGTGTTACGATGCTCGTGCGTAAAGATTATATGAGAGCTTCAAAGGCTATGCAGCACAGAGTCAACAGCCTCGAGAATATTAAAGTGATGTACAATAGTGAGGTTGATGAAGTTTTGGGCGACCAAGTTGTTGAAGGTTTACGCATTGTAAATAACGAGACTGGCGATACAACTGAAATTGAAATTACTGGACTATTCATCGCGATAGGTCATAAACCCAACACAGATATATTCAAAGGACAGATCGATATGGGAGGTGATGGTTATATCCACACCGAATCTGGTTCTACCAAGACGAATATTCCAGGAGTTTTTGCTAGTGGCGACGTACAAGATAAAATCTATAGACAGGCGATTACCGCTGCTGGGACAGGTTGCATGGCAGCCCTGGATGCAGAACGTTACCTAGCTGACATAGGAGTGGTTGAGGAAATGACTGCTGGTGATTATTACGTTGAATAA
- a CDS encoding cupin domain-containing protein has translation MQRIYLNPITKEKATILRTSQETNGAYTLIEVELQPGGGNPIHYHKHFTEHFFPKQGELGVHFKGRELLLNPGEDFKVPIVDLHRFYNPTDHAIIFQARLEPGQPGFEKFMAVLFGLVSDGKTFTSNQIPYNPLYAALLLKWGDTHVDSLAFKTLSPLINLAVVIAKWLDIDKALEKRYVRD, from the coding sequence GTGCAACGTATTTACCTTAATCCGATTACTAAGGAGAAAGCAACCATCTTGAGAACATCTCAAGAAACAAATGGTGCTTATACTCTAATCGAAGTTGAACTTCAACCTGGTGGTGGCAATCCCATACATTATCACAAACACTTCACCGAGCATTTTTTCCCAAAACAGGGAGAACTAGGCGTTCATTTTAAAGGTCGAGAGCTTTTGTTGAATCCCGGCGAAGATTTTAAGGTCCCAATCGTTGACCTTCACCGATTCTACAACCCGACCGATCATGCCATTATTTTTCAGGCAAGATTAGAACCCGGTCAGCCTGGATTTGAGAAATTCATGGCAGTGCTGTTTGGTCTCGTAAGCGATGGTAAAACTTTTACTTCAAATCAAATCCCATATAATCCGCTCTATGCGGCGCTGCTATTAAAGTGGGGCGACACCCACGTGGATAGCCTTGCATTCAAAACTCTGAGCCCACTGATCAATCTGGCAGTCGTTATTGCTAAATGGCTGGATATTGATAAAGCACTAGAAAAACGATATGTAAGAGATTGA